The following coding sequences lie in one Heyndrickxia oleronia genomic window:
- a CDS encoding KinB-signaling pathway activation protein: MTSRNWVRLFFTTLAWGGLTTGVLGFIIRWSEFQDYFIHFKIGSILSTFIWLIGVGLIFSVISQVGYFAYLTIHQFGLGIFRSATLWNGVQLVLTIFALFDLIYFRFEKFAKPNESLVPYIALAIFILIAGLIVAYFKSQQGKRTTFIPALFFMVVVTILEWIPVLRVNEKSWVYLMLFPLVICNAYQILMLPKYLKRSEEERAILNEKKNKSNAPTTAKKSNNKKKK, from the coding sequence TTGACAAGCAGAAATTGGGTAAGATTATTTTTTACGACATTAGCATGGGGTGGTTTAACAACCGGTGTCTTAGGATTTATTATTCGTTGGAGTGAATTTCAGGACTATTTTATTCATTTTAAGATTGGATCCATTTTATCTACTTTTATATGGTTAATTGGGGTCGGGCTCATTTTTAGTGTAATTAGTCAAGTTGGTTATTTCGCTTATTTGACTATTCACCAATTCGGATTAGGTATTTTTCGATCAGCAACTTTATGGAATGGAGTTCAACTTGTCTTAACGATTTTTGCATTATTCGATTTAATTTATTTCCGATTTGAAAAATTTGCGAAGCCAAATGAAAGTTTAGTTCCTTATATCGCATTGGCGATATTTATATTAATTGCTGGATTAATTGTTGCTTATTTTAAATCACAGCAGGGAAAAAGAACGACTTTCATTCCTGCCCTATTTTTTATGGTCGTTGTAACCATTTTAGAATGGATTCCTGTATTACGTGTAAACGAAAAAAGCTGGGTGTATTTAATGTTATTCCCTCTCGTTATTTGTAATGCTTATCAAATACTAATGCTTCCGAAATATTTAAAACGATCCGAAGAGGAACGAGCGATCTTAAACGAGAAGAAAAATAAGTCTAATGCGCCAACTACAGCTAAGAAATCTAATAACAAAAAGAAAAAATAA
- a CDS encoding Mrp/NBP35 family ATP-binding protein: protein MITEQQVFNLLKGIQDPFLHKTLEDTNGILEIKVKEEKEHVSVKLAIAKTGTSEQLQMQTLVVNTLKEAGAKTVGIRFAELPEEVLQKFRGSMPAEENNNLLSPTNKTTFIAVASGKGGVGKSTVSVNLAVSLARQGKKVGLIDADIYGFSVPDMMGVTNRPVVRGDRIIPVERLGVKVISMGFFVEDNAPVIWRGPMLGKMLNNFFSEVEWGELDYLLLDLPPGTGDVALDLHTMLPHCKEVIVTTPHPTAAFVAARAGAMALKTDHEILGVIENMSYFESKVTGEREYVFGRGGGEKLAEELRTELLGQLPLQQPDWDEEDFAPSIYAADHKLGKIYGDIAKKMIDLLNK, encoded by the coding sequence GTGATAACAGAGCAGCAGGTATTTAATCTATTAAAAGGTATACAAGATCCTTTCCTACATAAAACATTAGAAGACACAAACGGCATTTTAGAAATTAAGGTAAAGGAAGAGAAAGAACATGTAAGTGTTAAGCTTGCCATAGCCAAAACTGGGACAAGTGAACAATTGCAAATGCAAACACTAGTAGTAAATACACTAAAAGAGGCAGGGGCTAAAACAGTAGGTATTCGATTTGCTGAGCTTCCTGAAGAGGTATTACAGAAATTTAGAGGCTCCATGCCAGCAGAAGAAAATAATAACCTATTATCACCAACAAATAAAACAACCTTTATTGCAGTTGCAAGCGGAAAAGGTGGAGTAGGTAAATCAACTGTTTCAGTAAATTTGGCTGTTTCTCTTGCTCGTCAAGGAAAAAAGGTGGGGCTTATTGATGCAGATATTTATGGTTTTAGTGTCCCAGATATGATGGGAGTCACCAATCGTCCAGTCGTACGGGGGGATCGGATTATTCCTGTTGAAAGACTAGGCGTAAAAGTCATCTCTATGGGATTTTTTGTAGAAGATAATGCACCTGTTATATGGCGTGGACCTATGTTAGGAAAAATGCTTAATAACTTCTTCAGTGAAGTGGAATGGGGAGAATTAGATTATTTATTACTTGACCTTCCTCCTGGAACAGGTGATGTAGCATTAGACTTACATACGATGTTGCCACACTGTAAAGAGGTTATTGTTACCACTCCACATCCGACAGCTGCATTTGTGGCGGCACGAGCGGGCGCTATGGCCTTAAAAACAGACCATGAAATTTTAGGTGTTATTGAAAATATGTCTTATTTTGAAAGTAAGGTTACTGGTGAACGTGAATATGTATTTGGACGTGGTGGAGGAGAAAAGTTAGCTGAAGAACTACGTACGGAGCTACTAGGTCAGTTACCATTACAACAACCTGATTGGGATGAGGAAGACTTTGCACCTTCAATTTATGCAGCAGACCATAAGTTGGGTAAAATTTATGGAGATATTGCAAAGAAAATGATTGATCTACTTAATAAATAA
- the gerD gene encoding spore germination lipoprotein GerD translates to MKKIVILLLCCTFLSACSGNPGSEQMDYDKTKKMIVDILKTDEGKKAIQEILTDTQMKQKLIMDQAVVTDTIEKTLVSEKGNEFWKKSFKDPEFAKSFATGMKKQNEELLKKLMKDPEYQGMMIDILKDPEYQKEMQDLLKSKDFRKHIQSTIEDTLESPLFKAKIQETLLKAAKEMEGNQGSQKQGQNGSGGGTQGGGGGQGT, encoded by the coding sequence ATGAAAAAAATAGTTATCCTACTTTTATGCTGTACATTCCTTTCCGCTTGCTCGGGTAATCCAGGAAGCGAGCAAATGGATTATGACAAAACAAAGAAAATGATTGTTGATATACTTAAAACCGATGAGGGAAAAAAAGCCATACAAGAAATCTTGACCGATACACAAATGAAACAAAAGCTAATTATGGATCAAGCTGTAGTGACTGATACAATTGAAAAAACATTAGTATCAGAAAAGGGAAATGAATTTTGGAAAAAATCCTTTAAGGATCCTGAATTTGCAAAATCCTTTGCTACAGGAATGAAAAAGCAGAACGAAGAGTTACTAAAAAAATTAATGAAGGATCCCGAATACCAAGGAATGATGATAGATATTTTAAAAGATCCAGAATATCAAAAGGAAATGCAGGATTTACTTAAAAGCAAGGATTTCCGAAAACACATTCAATCAACCATCGAAGATACACTCGAGAGCCCTCTCTTTAAAGCAAAAATACAAGAAACATTGTTGAAGGCTGCTAAAGAAATGGAAGGTAACCAAGGATCCCAGAAACAAGGTCAAAATGGCAGTGGTGGAGGAACGCAAGGCGGTGGAGGTGGGCAAGGTACTTAA
- the pdaB gene encoding polysaccharide deacetylase family sporulation protein PdaB — translation MNFFMILSGKRLKNFLFIALLSLFTALFFYSQTTSQVAVFSTNEGPKAIYKGEKGIALTFNIGWGDQKAEPIIDTLVKHNVKSATFFLSGSWAERHPDIVDKIIKSGYEIGSLGYAYEDYTDLETEKIRKDIVKAQEVFKKLNVKNIKLLRAPTGHFDKKTLKVAEQLNLTVVHWSINSEDWTNPGVHQIVKNIEKAKNGDIILMHASDAANQTEKALPSVIESLHKRGTFTNVSDMIANGKVKTTLIN, via the coding sequence TTGAATTTTTTTATGATTTTGAGTGGGAAAAGATTAAAAAATTTTTTATTTATTGCATTACTATCGTTATTTACTGCCCTTTTCTTTTATTCACAAACTACTTCACAGGTTGCTGTATTTTCAACCAATGAAGGTCCCAAAGCGATCTATAAGGGGGAAAAAGGAATTGCTTTGACCTTTAATATAGGTTGGGGGGACCAAAAGGCCGAACCGATTATTGATACTCTTGTGAAACATAACGTAAAATCAGCTACATTCTTCTTGTCTGGTTCTTGGGCTGAGCGCCATCCGGACATAGTTGATAAAATTATAAAAAGTGGATATGAAATTGGTAGTCTTGGATATGCCTATGAGGATTACACTGATTTAGAAACAGAAAAAATCCGCAAAGACATAGTAAAAGCACAAGAGGTATTTAAAAAGTTGAATGTGAAAAATATTAAGCTTCTTCGAGCACCTACAGGTCATTTTGATAAAAAGACTTTAAAAGTTGCTGAACAATTAAATTTAACTGTTGTCCATTGGAGTATTAATTCAGAAGACTGGACGAACCCAGGAGTCCATCAGATTGTAAAAAATATTGAAAAGGCAAAAAATGGAGATATTATCCTTATGCATGCATCAGATGCAGCAAATCAAACAGAAAAAGCTTTGCCATCTGTTATTGAATCACTTCATAAACGAGGGACATTTACAAATGTTTCAGATATGATCGCAAATGGAAAGGTAAAAACCACACTCATCAACTAA